The following are from one region of the Paenibacillus sp. KS-LC4 genome:
- a CDS encoding genetic competence negative regulator, with the protein MKIERLSQDKIKIFLTFDDLLERGIQKDDMWREIPKVHELFSEMMDQAYSELGFDASGPLAVEVFALPAQGMVVIVTRGKMNGSSEERTSDDDDADDEIYEMEVTLEQSDIVMYSFRDFEDVIQVCRQLQAAALTEDGRLYAYNNKYILALEPALIETSRHNAVIALLAEYGEATSVTYAMLEEYGKVIMPSEAVKEICTHFFN; encoded by the coding sequence ATGAAGATCGAACGACTTAGTCAGGACAAGATAAAAATATTTCTGACGTTCGACGACCTGCTGGAACGAGGGATCCAGAAGGACGACATGTGGCGCGAAATTCCAAAGGTGCACGAACTATTCAGTGAAATGATGGATCAAGCATACAGTGAACTTGGATTCGATGCCAGCGGACCGTTAGCGGTCGAAGTGTTTGCCCTGCCGGCCCAAGGTATGGTCGTGATTGTCACTCGCGGCAAAATGAACGGGAGCTCTGAAGAGAGAACTTCTGATGATGATGACGCAGATGACGAAATTTACGAAATGGAAGTGACGCTTGAGCAAAGCGATATCGTCATGTATTCCTTTCGGGATTTCGAGGATGTTATACAGGTTTGCAGACAGCTGCAAGCCGCTGCCCTGACAGAGGATGGGCGCCTGTATGCTTACAATAATAAATATATACTGGCGCTGGAACCGGCTTTGATTGAAACGTCCCGCCATAATGCCGTTATTGCCTTGCTGGCTGAATACGGTGAAGCCACATCGGTCACTTATGCGATGCTGGAGGAGTACGGGAAAGTCATTATGCCTTCCGAGGCTGTGAAGGAAATATGCACTCATTTTTTCAACTAG
- a CDS encoding polysaccharide deacetylase family protein has protein sequence MLKRMTAALTVVLGAALVASACSQQAVPTGSSLPQESEAALESPAPEQLQPASPAIQQNEQAGSPSAEAEATPLPSEAAAKLYKMDSVYRFKPLEQATPDKVVLLTFDDGPHNKEVLTSLLDTLDKHKAKAIFFVNGYRVKANPELLSLIHERGQTIGNHSWDHINLKKESAAKVEQQVADVQASVMELTGEAPKFFRPPYGSGNDSVKEIVKNHGMLYMTWSNGSLDWEQKSPGDPNKVVANVMEQLHPGANILMHELAWTAEALDKLLTQLEDEGYGFIDPATIDTGQTN, from the coding sequence ATGCTTAAACGAATGACCGCAGCGCTCACTGTTGTTCTGGGAGCCGCTTTAGTTGCTTCCGCTTGCAGCCAGCAGGCTGTCCCTACAGGCAGCAGCCTGCCGCAGGAAAGTGAGGCGGCGCTGGAAAGTCCAGCACCTGAGCAATTGCAGCCCGCTTCTCCAGCAATTCAGCAAAATGAGCAAGCAGGCTCGCCCAGTGCAGAAGCCGAGGCAACACCATTGCCAAGCGAAGCAGCAGCCAAGCTGTACAAAATGGACAGCGTATACCGCTTTAAACCATTAGAACAAGCAACGCCGGACAAAGTCGTACTGCTGACCTTTGATGATGGGCCGCACAACAAGGAGGTGCTGACCAGCCTGCTCGATACGCTCGATAAGCATAAGGCCAAAGCGATTTTTTTCGTAAACGGCTATCGGGTGAAAGCGAATCCTGAATTGCTTTCGCTCATTCATGAGCGCGGACAGACGATCGGCAACCATTCCTGGGACCATATCAATTTAAAAAAAGAATCTGCCGCTAAAGTGGAGCAGCAGGTTGCTGATGTTCAGGCTAGTGTCATGGAGCTAACTGGCGAAGCGCCGAAGTTTTTCCGCCCGCCTTACGGATCCGGCAACGATAGCGTCAAAGAAATCGTCAAAAACCACGGCATGCTGTACATGACGTGGTCCAACGGTTCGCTTGATTGGGAGCAGAAATCTCCCGGAGATCCTAATAAAGTTGTCGCGAATGTGATGGAGCAGCTCCATCCGGGCGCCAACATTTTAATGCATGAGCTGGCCTGGACCGCTGAAGCGCTTGACAAGCTGCTGACGCAGCTTGAAGACGAGGGCTATGGCTTCATTGATCCGGCAACAATTGATACGGGGCAAACGAATTAA
- a CDS encoding CPBP family intramembrane glutamic endopeptidase, which produces MKKFDIRKIRVRKVTVDELDDRMLLINLYMTQALTFIIGLIWILFQRQSIITLFHFPKELAVVWFGLGLAAVVLLVDLSISRFVPDEATDDGGVNDRIFRERPIWHIIVLSFVVSVCEELLFRGALQHAFGPYWTSIIFAAIHVRYLKHWIPTGLVFSISYGLGWIYIQTGSLWAPILAHFAIDMIMGFIIRFRREPKGQL; this is translated from the coding sequence ATGAAAAAATTCGACATCCGTAAAATACGAGTGCGCAAGGTGACCGTTGACGAGCTTGACGATCGCATGCTGCTCATTAATTTGTACATGACGCAAGCACTTACTTTTATTATCGGCTTGATATGGATTTTATTTCAGCGTCAAAGCATAATTACTTTATTTCATTTTCCGAAAGAGCTAGCTGTCGTATGGTTTGGACTAGGCTTGGCGGCGGTTGTACTGCTTGTAGATTTGTCTATATCCCGTTTTGTCCCTGATGAAGCAACCGATGATGGCGGTGTGAATGACCGGATTTTCCGCGAACGCCCAATTTGGCATATTATCGTATTGTCGTTTGTCGTCTCAGTATGTGAAGAGCTGCTTTTTAGGGGGGCTCTGCAACATGCGTTTGGGCCGTATTGGACAAGCATTATTTTTGCAGCCATTCATGTTCGGTATTTAAAGCATTGGATACCAACTGGACTTGTATTTTCCATAAGCTACGGCTTAGGATGGATTTATATCCAAACCGGCAGCTTGTGGGCCCCAATTCTTGCGCACTTTGCGATAGATATGATTATGGGCTTTATTATAAGATTCAGGAGGGAACCGAAAGGGCAATTATGA
- a CDS encoding rhodanese-like domain-containing protein — MSNWEEIEANAFLQLLEKGQIEAAQVIDVRESFEWDYYHLEQSTLIPMNTIPQQLGQLADDKPLYIVCAHGVRSANVCGYLEKQGYGSLLNVTGGMAAIALLQGFQYD, encoded by the coding sequence ATGAGCAATTGGGAAGAGATCGAAGCGAATGCTTTTTTGCAGCTTTTGGAGAAAGGGCAGATAGAGGCAGCGCAAGTCATTGATGTTCGTGAGTCATTTGAATGGGATTATTATCATCTGGAGCAGTCCACGCTTATACCGATGAATACAATCCCTCAGCAATTGGGACAATTAGCGGATGACAAGCCGCTTTATATCGTATGCGCACATGGTGTTCGCAGCGCAAATGTATGCGGATATTTAGAAAAACAGGGCTATGGCAGCCTCCTCAATGTGACGGGAGGAATGGCGGCCATTGCCCTGCTTCAAGGGTTCCAATACGATTAG
- the serA gene encoding phosphoglycerate dehydrogenase, which translates to MFKVLVSDPISDLGIQQLVDAEDIIVDKKPGLSEDELVAIIGEYDALLVRSQTRVTARIMEAGKLLKVVGRAGVGVDNIDLEAATQRGIIVINAPDGNTITTCEHTFAMMMAVARHIPQAYMKTVNGVWDRKSFLGVELRNKVLGVLGMGRIGSEVAKRAKAFGMDILGYDPFMTEERAEKLGIKLASVEEIVRNADFMTVHTPLTPETHHMIGKNQFAVMKPGMRIVNCARGGIIDEIALVDAIDQGIVAGAAFDVFEVEPPAEDHPFLKHPKIIVTPHLGASTVEAQENVAIDVSEQVLHILRDEPFSNAVNMPPIPAGLQSKLQPYFILGEKLGSFIAQMTDGPVQEIVVGYSGDLAEVDTQPLTRYVVKGILSHHLGTEQVNIVNSLHLAKERDVNIVVQKSHISKDFTNLVTVSLRTKKEDRVVGGTLLTGYGPRIVQIDNFPVDVTPEGNLILISHNDKPGIIGRVGTLLGTNDVNIATMQVGRQLEGGSAIMVLRVDKGTPKEVLEQLTNLTELNTAKEIKI; encoded by the coding sequence ATGTTTAAAGTGCTAGTATCCGATCCTATCAGCGATCTGGGCATCCAACAGCTTGTAGACGCGGAAGATATCATTGTCGATAAAAAACCAGGTTTAAGCGAGGACGAGCTCGTCGCCATTATTGGCGAATATGACGCTCTGCTCGTTCGCAGCCAAACGCGTGTAACAGCGCGCATTATGGAAGCTGGCAAGCTTCTGAAAGTCGTTGGACGCGCAGGCGTTGGCGTAGACAATATTGATCTGGAAGCTGCAACCCAGCGCGGAATCATCGTTATTAACGCACCTGACGGCAATACGATTACAACCTGCGAGCATACTTTTGCCATGATGATGGCTGTAGCCCGCCATATCCCTCAAGCGTATATGAAAACGGTCAATGGCGTTTGGGATCGCAAATCCTTCCTTGGCGTAGAGCTTCGCAACAAGGTACTTGGCGTTCTTGGCATGGGCCGTATTGGCAGCGAGGTTGCAAAACGTGCTAAAGCTTTCGGCATGGACATTCTCGGCTACGATCCGTTTATGACGGAGGAACGTGCAGAGAAGCTTGGCATTAAGCTCGCATCGGTGGAAGAAATTGTCCGTAACGCGGACTTTATGACCGTGCACACCCCGCTTACACCAGAGACTCATCATATGATTGGCAAAAACCAATTTGCTGTTATGAAGCCTGGTATGCGTATCGTTAACTGCGCTCGCGGCGGCATCATTGATGAAATTGCTTTGGTTGATGCAATTGATCAAGGCATCGTTGCTGGAGCCGCTTTCGACGTATTCGAAGTAGAGCCTCCTGCTGAGGACCACCCATTCCTGAAGCATCCGAAAATTATCGTAACGCCTCACCTTGGCGCATCGACAGTAGAGGCCCAAGAAAATGTTGCGATTGATGTTTCGGAGCAGGTGCTGCACATTTTGCGTGATGAGCCGTTCAGCAATGCAGTCAACATGCCGCCAATTCCGGCTGGCCTGCAAAGCAAGCTTCAACCGTATTTCATACTTGGAGAAAAGCTGGGCAGCTTTATTGCCCAAATGACAGACGGGCCTGTACAGGAAATCGTTGTCGGCTACTCGGGTGACCTTGCGGAAGTAGATACACAGCCATTGACTCGCTACGTTGTCAAAGGCATTCTGTCCCATCACCTTGGCACAGAGCAAGTTAATATTGTCAACTCTTTGCACCTTGCGAAAGAACGCGACGTCAACATTGTCGTTCAAAAATCGCATATTTCGAAGGACTTTACGAATCTCGTAACCGTATCGCTGCGCACGAAGAAGGAAGATCGCGTCGTTGGAGGTACACTTCTTACAGGTTACGGTCCTCGCATTGTGCAAATTGACAACTTCCCTGTCGATGTTACACCAGAAGGCAACCTGATTCTGATCTCGCATAACGATAAACCAGGTATTATCGGTCGCGTAGGTACGCTGCTGGGCACGAATGACGTGAACATCGCAACGATGCAGGTGGGTCGTCAGCTGGAGGGCGGCTCCGCGATTATGGTGCTGCGTGTTGACAAAGGAACACCGAAAGAGGTTCTTGAGCAGCTTACAAATTTAACTGAACTGAACACTGCAAAAGAAATCAAAATTTAA
- a CDS encoding ATP-binding protein has product MNWRKYSPFLLWHSVVGKLWVTIILLVAVVLLTLGVFLVPYIGYLFEKDASHEVMLLFVIVAVIGFLMSTFFAFFLSRKIQQPLLELKEAADSISQGNYQMRVKIRSNDEIGELANTFNHMTEQVDKLIHDLNHEKEHLSSILRSMGDGVITFDAEGEIILTNPPGHLLINRWAELNQEWGDAFYDSTKPYSSVPGPLLDIFEKVMDEGRDVSNKVYVHNSMWSVVMAPLLREGVARGAVAVIRNVTEEHKLEKLRRDFVANVSHEIRTPLSMMQGYSEALLDDIVASPEERKELVQVIYDESLRMGRLVNDFLDMARMEAGHVELNLRQVDLLQIIRRVHRKFQVFAKEREVMFKTELPDLPLLLLGADEDRLEQVLTNLLDNALRHTPLGKSVTIAASQMTINQTPFIQMQIKDEGQGIPSEDLPYIFERFYKADKSRKRGTSVGTGLGLAIVKNIITQHNGQIEVDSILGKGTTFTLLLPVETKH; this is encoded by the coding sequence ATGAACTGGAGGAAGTATTCTCCTTTTCTATTGTGGCATAGCGTCGTAGGCAAGCTATGGGTGACGATTATTTTGCTTGTGGCGGTTGTACTGCTGACGCTTGGCGTGTTTCTTGTTCCTTACATTGGGTATTTGTTTGAAAAGGATGCCAGCCATGAAGTAATGCTGCTGTTCGTCATCGTTGCAGTCATTGGTTTTCTGATGTCTACGTTTTTTGCCTTCTTTCTATCGCGCAAAATTCAGCAGCCGTTATTGGAGCTGAAGGAGGCTGCTGATTCCATTTCGCAAGGGAATTATCAGATGCGGGTGAAAATTCGCTCAAATGATGAAATTGGCGAGCTGGCGAATACGTTCAATCATATGACTGAGCAGGTCGATAAGCTCATTCATGATCTAAATCATGAGAAGGAGCATTTGTCGAGCATTTTGCGCAGCATGGGTGACGGTGTAATAACATTCGATGCTGAAGGCGAAATCATTTTAACAAATCCGCCGGGACATTTGCTTATAAACCGCTGGGCTGAGCTTAATCAGGAGTGGGGCGATGCTTTTTACGATAGCACAAAGCCCTACTCTTCTGTTCCTGGGCCGCTGCTTGATATATTCGAGAAGGTTATGGACGAAGGCCGCGATGTTTCGAATAAAGTATACGTGCACAACAGCATGTGGTCGGTCGTGATGGCTCCGCTGCTGCGCGAGGGCGTTGCCCGTGGAGCGGTCGCCGTTATTCGAAACGTGACGGAGGAGCATAAGCTGGAGAAGCTGCGGCGGGACTTTGTGGCGAATGTTTCGCATGAGATTAGAACGCCTCTTTCGATGATGCAAGGCTACAGCGAAGCGCTGCTTGATGATATTGTGGCATCTCCAGAGGAGCGTAAAGAGCTTGTACAGGTCATATATGATGAATCACTGCGTATGGGCCGGCTAGTCAATGATTTTCTGGATATGGCGCGCATGGAGGCTGGGCATGTGGAGTTGAACTTGCGGCAGGTCGATTTGCTGCAAATTATAAGGCGTGTGCATCGCAAGTTCCAAGTATTTGCCAAAGAACGGGAAGTCATGTTTAAGACAGAGCTGCCTGATCTACCGCTCTTGCTGCTAGGGGCGGATGAAGATCGGCTAGAGCAGGTGCTGACCAATTTGCTGGATAATGCGCTGCGGCATACGCCGCTGGGCAAGTCCGTGACCATTGCGGCAAGCCAAATGACGATTAATCAGACCCCTTTTATTCAAATGCAAATTAAAGATGAGGGTCAGGGCATTCCTAGCGAGGATTTGCCATATATTTTCGAACGGTTTTATAAAGCGGACAAATCGCGCAAGCGAGGCACCTCTGTTGGAACGGGTCTCGGCCTTGCGATTGTCAAAAATATTATAACCCAGCATAATGGGCAAATCGAAGTAGACAGCATACTCGGCAAAGGCACGACCTTTACGCTGTTGCTGCCTGTCGAAACGAAGCATTAG
- a CDS encoding response regulator transcription factor has product MSNFANRILVVDDEERIRRLLKMYLEKEGYVIDEAEDGESALQMATATDYALILLDVMLPGIDGVEMCSRLRQVKATPVIMLTAKGEEMNRVQGFEVGADDYVVKPFSPREVIYRVKAILRRSSATAFLTKEVNSSNNIVFPHLVIEHDAHRVTAAGQEVSLTPKEYELLHYLAVSPDKVFSREELLKDVWNYEFFGDLRTVDTHVKRLREKLNKVSGDAAAMITTVWGVGYKLEVPK; this is encoded by the coding sequence ATGTCTAATTTCGCCAACCGAATTTTGGTTGTTGACGATGAAGAACGGATTCGCCGTTTGCTCAAAATGTATTTAGAAAAGGAAGGCTATGTCATTGATGAAGCGGAGGATGGGGAATCCGCTCTGCAAATGGCTACAGCTACGGACTACGCGCTGATTTTGCTCGACGTCATGCTTCCGGGCATTGACGGCGTGGAAATGTGCTCCCGCCTTCGTCAAGTGAAGGCGACGCCTGTCATTATGCTGACAGCGAAAGGCGAGGAAATGAATCGCGTACAAGGGTTTGAGGTGGGGGCTGACGATTATGTTGTTAAGCCATTTAGCCCGCGCGAAGTCATTTATCGGGTTAAGGCGATATTGCGCCGCTCCTCAGCCACTGCCTTTTTGACGAAGGAGGTCAATTCCAGCAACAATATCGTATTTCCGCATTTGGTCATTGAGCATGATGCTCACCGTGTAACAGCGGCAGGGCAGGAAGTAAGCTTGACGCCAAAGGAATATGAGCTGTTGCACTATTTGGCTGTTTCGCCAGACAAGGTGTTTTCCCGTGAGGAACTGCTTAAGGATGTATGGAACTATGAGTTTTTTGGTGATCTCCGAACCGTAGATACGCATGTCAAGCGTCTGCGCGAGAAGCTGAACAAAGTTTCGGGCGATGCAGCAGCCATGATTACAACGGTGTGGGGCGTCGGCTACAAGCTTGAGGTGCCAAAGTAA
- the ccsA gene encoding cytochrome c biogenesis protein CcsA: MSLVDLSSDAFIAAFFLYCFAFLFYVIAIAGKKWSNRDPFQHEKRWGSIAFIISSLGLAAHLTFFFTRWAGSGQIPTSNMYEFMTFLGMAIMIAFTIIYAIYRKALLGMFSLPLTVIIVAYASVFPQEVQPLIPALNSIWLKVHVTTAALGEAFFAVGFAAGLMYLLRVVDFNSETKEARRSRFWVEFSLYTIVVIIGFLVAVFGFRAAGYEAQFSQEMSIVDSKGMESSKVETVNYTLPPLVKPYNSQVVHADSFLGMTDTKLEAPSWMNGVNAGRKLNTVIWSIIAGTILYGLLRLVFRKPLGAVIHPVMEGVDPDDLDEISYRAIAIGFPIFTLGALIFAMIWANIAWGRFWGWDPKEVWALISWLYYSAYLHFRLSRGWQGLRSSWLAVIGFVVILFTLVGVNLVIAGLHSYAGTN, from the coding sequence GTGAGTTTAGTTGATTTGAGCAGTGATGCTTTTATAGCCGCTTTTTTTCTGTATTGCTTTGCCTTTTTATTTTATGTCATTGCGATTGCGGGTAAAAAGTGGAGCAATCGCGATCCGTTTCAGCATGAGAAGCGCTGGGGAAGCATTGCGTTTATCATCTCAAGCTTGGGGCTGGCAGCCCATCTGACCTTCTTTTTCACAAGATGGGCAGGAAGCGGCCAAATTCCAACGAGTAATATGTACGAATTTATGACGTTTCTCGGCATGGCGATCATGATTGCGTTTACGATTATATATGCCATTTATCGTAAAGCGCTGCTGGGCATGTTCTCCCTGCCGCTAACCGTTATTATCGTAGCTTATGCCTCGGTTTTTCCACAGGAGGTTCAGCCGCTAATTCCAGCGCTTAACTCCATATGGCTCAAAGTACATGTCACGACAGCTGCGCTTGGCGAAGCCTTTTTCGCCGTCGGTTTTGCTGCCGGACTTATGTATTTGCTGCGGGTTGTTGATTTCAATAGCGAGACGAAGGAAGCGCGGAGATCGCGTTTTTGGGTAGAGTTCTCGCTATATACGATTGTTGTTATTATTGGTTTTCTGGTTGCGGTATTTGGTTTCCGCGCCGCAGGTTATGAAGCGCAGTTCTCACAGGAGATGTCGATAGTTGATTCCAAGGGAATGGAGTCGTCTAAAGTCGAAACGGTTAATTATACCCTGCCTCCGCTTGTGAAGCCTTATAACAGCCAGGTCGTCCATGCTGATAGCTTCCTTGGCATGACCGACACGAAGCTGGAGGCGCCATCTTGGATGAACGGCGTAAATGCAGGCCGCAAGCTCAATACGGTTATTTGGTCGATTATTGCTGGAACGATTCTGTACGGCTTGCTCCGCCTCGTATTCCGCAAGCCGCTGGGAGCCGTTATTCATCCGGTCATGGAGGGGGTAGACCCGGATGATCTGGATGAAATCAGCTATCGCGCCATTGCGATTGGCTTTCCGATTTTCACGCTCGGCGCGCTCATCTTTGCCATGATTTGGGCCAATATTGCATGGGGGCGGTTCTGGGGCTGGGACCCTAAGGAAGTTTGGGCGCTTATTTCCTGGCTTTATTACAGTGCTTATTTGCATTTCAGATTGTCGCGCGGTTGGCAGGGATTGCGTTCCTCCTGGCTCGCGGTCATTGGCTTCGTCGTTATACTGTTTACGCTTGTTGGTGTAAATCTGGTAATAGCGGGTCTTCATTCTTACGCGGGAACGAATTAA
- a CDS encoding cytochrome c biogenesis protein ResB, with product MLAIHNTKCECGHQNAVGTVLCESCGKPLMEDQQQSEPLEMRYDGIARRSQKKNQNPIDRIWSFFSSVKIAIYLIVLTFLGATLGTIYPQENTFINNFDIAAYYESTYGTPGKIYHMLGLTHTYESWWFITLLVMIGTSLVICSLDRILPLYRALSKQQIRKHLQFINRQKTVYSAKVDEPAEAWVEQFAAQLKRKRYRVHMDGSALLAEKNRFSRWGPYINHIGLILFLLSILARSLPGWQMDSYITIADGATVPIEGTNYYVKNEKFTVDFYTDDELPPELKGQARAKLYETAAVLYTCTSGCEAGETPVLEEVAKHNIIVNSPLNYKGLKLYQFDFDLTPRLISVKPMLINKETGEKYGPFELTMKDAALNYELGPYKMRLIANYMDFAVGENGEPTTLGREPNAPAFVFLITGPGLPEAGQPYMYFPMQKDKEKFGQDQINGALASKFEIKVDGMQNVNFSEASTSLNVRVDKALDFVWVGAAISMIGLLMGSYWQHRRIWLRIDDGQLSLGAHTNKNWYGMRSDVAGALQKIGVTVDPKSLDNGGNNA from the coding sequence GTGTTAGCTATACATAACACCAAGTGTGAATGCGGTCATCAGAACGCGGTTGGAACGGTGCTGTGCGAAAGCTGCGGCAAGCCGCTGATGGAGGACCAGCAGCAAAGCGAGCCGCTAGAAATGCGTTATGACGGCATTGCCCGGCGTTCGCAGAAAAAAAACCAAAATCCAATCGACCGGATTTGGAGTTTTTTTTCTTCCGTAAAAATTGCGATTTATTTAATAGTGCTGACGTTTCTCGGCGCTACTCTTGGAACGATTTACCCGCAGGAAAACACGTTTATTAACAATTTTGATATAGCGGCTTATTATGAAAGTACATATGGCACACCAGGCAAAATCTATCATATGCTAGGTTTGACGCACACGTACGAGTCCTGGTGGTTTATTACGCTGCTTGTAATGATTGGGACGTCACTCGTCATTTGCAGCCTGGATCGGATTTTGCCGCTTTATCGGGCGCTAAGCAAGCAGCAAATTCGCAAGCATCTACAGTTCATCAATCGGCAGAAGACGGTTTATTCCGCAAAGGTGGATGAGCCTGCCGAGGCATGGGTGGAGCAGTTTGCGGCTCAGCTAAAGCGGAAGCGCTATCGTGTTCATATGGACGGCTCCGCACTGCTTGCGGAGAAAAACCGATTTAGCAGATGGGGACCTTATATTAATCATATCGGCCTTATTTTGTTTCTGCTGTCGATACTCGCCCGCAGCCTGCCCGGCTGGCAAATGGACAGCTATATAACGATAGCTGATGGAGCGACTGTACCAATAGAAGGCACCAACTATTATGTTAAAAATGAAAAGTTTACCGTTGACTTTTATACGGATGACGAGCTTCCGCCGGAGCTGAAGGGACAGGCTAGGGCGAAGCTTTATGAAACGGCGGCTGTGCTTTATACGTGTACAAGCGGCTGCGAGGCTGGCGAGACGCCGGTGCTGGAGGAAGTAGCGAAGCATAATATTATCGTCAACAGCCCGCTGAATTACAAAGGCTTGAAGCTTTATCAGTTTGACTTCGATCTGACGCCGAGGCTCATAAGCGTCAAGCCTATGCTGATCAACAAAGAGACGGGCGAGAAATACGGGCCGTTCGAGTTGACGATGAAGGATGCTGCGCTGAATTATGAGCTTGGCCCATACAAAATGCGGCTTATTGCCAATTACATGGACTTTGCAGTTGGCGAGAACGGCGAACCGACGACGCTCGGGCGTGAACCAAATGCACCAGCATTCGTCTTTCTGATTACCGGTCCGGGACTCCCTGAAGCGGGACAGCCTTATATGTATTTTCCGATGCAGAAGGACAAGGAGAAGTTTGGGCAGGATCAAATTAATGGCGCATTAGCAAGCAAGTTTGAGATCAAGGTTGACGGGATGCAAAATGTCAACTTCTCAGAAGCTTCTACCTCGCTTAATGTTCGTGTGGACAAGGCGCTGGATTTTGTCTGGGTCGGTGCAGCTATATCCATGATCGGCTTGTTGATGGGCTCATACTGGCAGCATCGTAGAATTTGGCTGCGCATTGACGATGGTCAGCTTTCGCTTGGCGCACACACGAATAAAAACTGGTATGGCATGCGGTCGGATGTGGCAGGCGCGCTTCAAAAGATTGGCGTGACCGTAGATCCAAAGTCGCTAGATAACGGAGGGAATAACGCGTGA
- a CDS encoding redoxin domain-containing protein, protein MKSSRKMMQIVILTAVLIIGGYAIGTTLFASDQGGGVPKVGGTPPEFKLVDLQGNVHQLSDYKGKAIVVNFWGTFCPPCVKEMPEFERQFAKWQKDGLEILAINLSEDTLTVNNFVHQFELNYPILRDVDRKTEREYGLRSYPTTFFVKPDGTIMDITVGGMTEAYIDERIEKLLTY, encoded by the coding sequence ATGAAATCGTCACGCAAAATGATGCAAATTGTCATATTGACCGCCGTACTCATTATCGGGGGATATGCGATTGGAACAACTTTGTTTGCTTCCGATCAAGGCGGGGGCGTTCCGAAAGTGGGGGGAACACCTCCTGAGTTTAAGCTTGTAGATTTACAGGGCAACGTACACCAGCTGTCGGATTATAAGGGCAAAGCGATTGTCGTTAATTTCTGGGGAACCTTTTGCCCGCCATGCGTGAAGGAAATGCCGGAATTCGAACGTCAATTTGCTAAATGGCAAAAGGATGGCCTCGAAATTCTGGCTATTAATTTGAGCGAGGATACACTCACCGTTAACAATTTTGTCCATCAGTTTGAGCTGAACTATCCGATATTGCGGGATGTGGACCGGAAGACGGAGCGAGAGTACGGACTAAGATCGTATCCAACGACTTTTTTCGTTAAACCGGATGGTACAATTATGGATATTACGGTTGGTGGAATGACTGAGGCATATATTGATGAGCGAATAGAGAAGCTGTTAACGTATTAG
- a CDS encoding pseudouridine synthase, whose amino-acid sequence MERLQKILAQAGIASRRKCEEMILAGVVEVNGEKVTELGVKADPAVDVILVNGKPIRNEKKVYVMLNKPKGVITSASDPQGRKIVSDYLPGIRERVYPVGRLDYDTEGLLLLTNDGEFANLLTHPSHHVPKTYYATVKGVPHGTLLDQLKKGVKLEDGMTAPAEVEYQDVNTEENTSTVRITIYEGRNRQVRRMFEAINHPVVRLRRVKFGELGLNNLARGQFRHLTPVEVKELREAARKSHKVHKK is encoded by the coding sequence TTGGAACGTTTACAGAAAATATTAGCGCAAGCGGGCATCGCATCCCGGAGAAAATGCGAGGAAATGATTTTGGCTGGAGTGGTTGAAGTTAATGGCGAGAAAGTGACTGAGCTCGGTGTGAAAGCAGACCCTGCTGTTGATGTCATACTTGTGAATGGCAAGCCAATCCGAAATGAGAAAAAAGTATATGTGATGCTGAATAAGCCGAAGGGCGTTATTACGAGCGCGAGCGATCCGCAAGGCCGCAAAATCGTCTCCGATTATTTGCCAGGCATCAGGGAGCGCGTCTATCCGGTAGGTCGCTTGGACTACGATACGGAAGGGCTGCTGCTGCTCACGAATGACGGCGAGTTCGCCAATCTTCTGACCCACCCGAGCCATCATGTACCGAAAACCTATTATGCGACAGTAAAGGGCGTGCCGCACGGAACGCTGCTGGATCAATTGAAGAAGGGCGTTAAGCTGGAGGACGGCATGACTGCTCCTGCTGAGGTGGAGTATCAGGACGTGAATACGGAAGAAAACACATCAACTGTCCGTATTACGATCTATGAGGGCCGCAATCGTCAGGTTAGAAGAATGTTCGAAGCGATTAACCATCCAGTTGTTCGCTTGAGAAGGGTAAAGTTCGGCGAGTTGGGCCTGAACAATTTGGCAAGGGGGCAATTTCGCCATCTGACGCCTGTCGAGGTGAAGGAGCTGCGCGAGGCCGCCCGCAAGTCACATAAAGTTCATAAAAAGTAG